A genomic region of Barnesiella viscericola DSM 18177 contains the following coding sequences:
- a CDS encoding helix-turn-helix domain-containing protein, translating into MITIESLVEQGANVKLEVTPADLKMFAESIVQRTIMAQQEERDAAMKREAEETWLNTKQVRELLNVCEGTLNLWAKRGYLVPVKVGNKNMYARSDVRRVQTGGKSESVTSYCKKRNG; encoded by the coding sequence ATGATCACCATAGAAAGTCTGGTCGAACAGGGCGCGAACGTGAAACTGGAAGTCACGCCCGCCGACCTTAAGATGTTTGCCGAGTCCATCGTGCAGCGCACCATCATGGCGCAGCAGGAGGAACGGGATGCCGCCATGAAGCGTGAGGCGGAAGAGACATGGCTCAATACGAAACAGGTCCGTGAGTTGTTGAACGTGTGCGAGGGCACACTCAACCTGTGGGCAAAGCGGGGCTACCTTGTGCCTGTCAAGGTGGGCAACAAGAACATGTATGCCAGGTCGGATGTCCGGCGTGTGCAGACGGGAGGGAAATCCGAGAGTGTGACATCCTATTGCAAGAAGAGAAATGGCTGA
- a CDS encoding DUF3987 domain-containing protein: protein MADMTHTRLELCNMIRMEAEHTEDTGFPLEVFPQTVQSVILDMARYENYKTEFIATAMISAVSAALGGTYRIRIKGEWQSNAALYIILVGRPGLGKTPPLEAAYRPIRKHDYALFKAYESELEAWKAAGENGKKPVLRRTVVSDFTPESLLLTHNNNPRSVVILVDEIMGMFNSANRYTNGQLIEQLLTAWSGGALDVTRVGNTVPVHIEQPCINIVGTTQTKRVHELLTKGFEENGLLDRILFVLPKSREVSKWTDWDDGGEDRASLAAARWEQILGKVLALDYNTGEEERISHVLSMDREAKEYFFSWWNRKVERINRIEDDAEVDSREMKHPAQVARLALLMQVLRYASGESHLQSVDMVSVKAAVRLNGYFEDSYRRIRSFVAEDMCEEPPKVLLSLLPDTFDTKTAIATGREQQNVSERTVMNYLKELCRSRLLRKAKAGHYEKIRYDKSGKSNENDNEPPTRNCNG, encoded by the coding sequence ATGGCTGACATGACACACACCCGACTTGAACTGTGCAACATGATCCGCATGGAGGCGGAACATACCGAAGACACCGGCTTCCCTCTGGAAGTGTTCCCGCAGACGGTTCAATCCGTCATCCTTGACATGGCCCGGTACGAGAACTACAAGACAGAGTTCATCGCGACTGCCATGATTTCGGCTGTATCTGCGGCATTGGGCGGCACCTACCGTATCCGCATCAAAGGCGAATGGCAGAGCAATGCCGCCCTCTACATCATCCTCGTGGGCAGGCCGGGACTGGGCAAGACACCGCCGCTGGAGGCGGCATACCGTCCCATACGGAAGCACGACTATGCCCTGTTCAAGGCGTATGAGTCGGAGTTGGAGGCATGGAAAGCTGCCGGGGAAAACGGGAAGAAGCCCGTGCTGCGGCGTACCGTCGTGTCCGACTTCACCCCCGAATCGCTCCTGCTGACGCACAACAACAATCCCCGTAGCGTGGTCATCCTCGTGGACGAGATCATGGGGATGTTCAACTCTGCCAACCGCTATACCAACGGACAGCTCATAGAGCAGCTGCTCACGGCATGGAGCGGCGGGGCTCTGGATGTGACAAGGGTCGGCAACACTGTACCCGTACATATAGAACAGCCATGCATCAATATCGTCGGAACCACGCAGACCAAGCGTGTACACGAACTGCTCACGAAAGGCTTCGAGGAGAACGGACTACTCGACCGTATCCTGTTCGTGCTGCCCAAATCCCGTGAAGTGTCAAAATGGACTGATTGGGATGATGGCGGGGAGGACAGGGCATCTCTGGCAGCGGCACGCTGGGAGCAGATACTTGGCAAGGTACTCGCTCTGGACTATAACACGGGAGAGGAAGAAAGGATATCCCATGTGCTGTCCATGGACAGGGAGGCAAAAGAGTATTTCTTCTCATGGTGGAACAGGAAAGTGGAACGCATCAACCGGATAGAGGACGATGCCGAGGTGGACAGCCGTGAGATGAAGCATCCGGCGCAGGTGGCACGGCTGGCCCTGCTCATGCAGGTGCTGCGGTATGCTTCCGGCGAGAGCCATCTGCAGTCTGTGGATATGGTATCGGTAAAAGCCGCTGTCCGGCTGAACGGCTATTTCGAGGACTCGTACCGCCGCATCCGCTCGTTCGTGGCGGAAGACATGTGCGAGGAACCGCCCAAGGTACTGCTGTCATTGCTGCCGGACACGTTCGACACGAAGACGGCCATCGCCACAGGCAGGGAACAGCAGAATGTCAGCGAGCGCACGGTGATGAACTACCTCAAGGAGTTGTGCCGGAGCAGGCTACTGCGTAAGGCCAAGGCCGGGCATTATGAGAAAATCAGATATGATAAATCTGGTAAATCTAATGAAAACGATAATGAACCGCCAACCCGAAACTGCAACGGATGA
- a CDS encoding DUF6371 domain-containing protein: MTEYRFHLQKYRPGSKTACPECGRKSCFTRYIDETGQVSFPDNVGICDHINSCGYHYTPKEYFRDNPTVKEKLNKQERNGGTPIVAKALAKPQPEQKPQISFLPSDWVEQSMRRYDINPLHRYFIRVMGKKNVDKLFSLYRVGTSRRRGGATVFWQIDRNSNVRAGKIMGYDAETGHRIKEPFNQVSWVHSVRKLPDFRMKQCLFGEHLLSDTSATMSTKPVAVVESEKTALVAALFIPDFIWLATGGMHGCFNSETMQVLGGREVVLFPDLKATEEWRQRLPMLEPVCRRATCSDMLERIATGAQRSQGLDIADFLLMEDTPQMILAKMIERNPMLQTFIDTFGLELVDAGRVE, translated from the coding sequence ATGACCGAATACAGATTCCATCTTCAGAAATACAGGCCGGGCAGCAAGACCGCCTGTCCGGAGTGCGGCAGGAAGTCCTGCTTTACCCGTTATATTGACGAGACCGGACAGGTTTCGTTCCCTGACAATGTGGGCATCTGTGACCACATCAACAGTTGCGGCTACCACTATACTCCGAAGGAATACTTCCGGGACAATCCGACTGTCAAAGAAAAATTGAATAAGCAGGAAAGGAACGGCGGCACACCGATAGTTGCAAAAGCGTTGGCAAAGCCACAGCCCGAACAGAAGCCACAAATATCCTTTCTTCCCTCCGATTGGGTGGAGCAGTCCATGCGCAGGTACGACATCAACCCCTTGCATCGCTATTTTATCAGAGTGATGGGCAAGAAGAATGTGGACAAGCTATTCAGCCTATACAGGGTCGGTACCTCAAGGAGGAGGGGCGGTGCGACCGTATTCTGGCAGATAGACCGGAACAGCAATGTGCGTGCGGGCAAGATCATGGGTTATGACGCTGAAACGGGACACCGGATCAAGGAACCCTTCAACCAAGTCAGCTGGGTACATTCGGTAAGGAAGCTCCCTGATTTCAGAATGAAACAGTGCTTGTTCGGCGAGCACCTGCTGTCGGACACCTCCGCCACCATGTCCACCAAGCCCGTAGCCGTTGTCGAGAGCGAGAAGACGGCACTGGTTGCCGCCCTTTTCATCCCGGACTTCATCTGGCTTGCCACCGGAGGGATGCACGGGTGCTTCAACAGCGAGACCATGCAGGTATTGGGCGGCCGGGAGGTTGTCCTCTTCCCCGACCTTAAGGCAACGGAGGAATGGAGGCAGCGGCTGCCCATGCTGGAACCCGTATGCAGGCGTGCCACATGCTCCGACATGCTGGAGAGGATTGCGACCGGTGCGCAGCGCAGTCAGGGACTGGACATCGCCGACTTCCTGCTGATGGAGGACACGCCGCAGATGATTCTCGCAAAGATGATAGAACGCAACCCCATGTTGCAGACCTTCATCGACACCTTCGGGCTCGAACTGGTAGATGCCGGGAGGGTGGAATGA
- a CDS encoding AAA family ATPase, which produces MQDKLVSRDRECDELQRCLESDRSEFVIISGRRRIGKTYLIDKFFNYKYDFTFVGEHNTPASVQIQNFMRAIKRHSKRRQPKAGTWYDAFNALEDYLETLPSDRKKVIFIDEMPWMDTQRSNFVNALETFWNGWGNRRTDIMLIATGSATSWMADKIEANQGGLHARVTCNLHLSPFNLHETEEYLRQRNCRWDRYQILQCYMIFGGVPFYLSLLNTSDSLAQNIDRLFFADGAHLKGEFDELYNALFSNADTYISIVKLLSENKSGLTREDIAKATGLEGSFLSKILKNLERCDFVTRLSHFGSKTRGSIFRLTDFFTLFYYKFIESNNAKDERWWSNNMDSRSVSAWMGLSFELVCLAHHRQIKAALGIAGVGTAISSWRSKADSDKNMPGFQIDMIIERADRIIHLCEMKFSTDRYAITDNYEMKLRERMGLFRMATKTRKTLVITFVTTYGVVDGKHKSIVHSEVTMDDLFKS; this is translated from the coding sequence ATGCAGGACAAACTGGTTTCACGAGACAGGGAATGTGACGAACTGCAGCGGTGTCTGGAATCAGACCGCTCCGAATTTGTCATCATCAGCGGACGGAGGCGTATCGGTAAGACATATCTCATAGACAAGTTCTTCAACTATAAATATGATTTCACCTTTGTCGGCGAGCACAACACTCCGGCTTCGGTGCAGATACAGAATTTCATGAGGGCGATCAAGCGTCATTCGAAAAGAAGACAGCCGAAAGCCGGGACATGGTATGATGCCTTCAATGCGCTTGAAGATTATCTGGAGACATTGCCTTCAGACCGGAAAAAAGTCATATTCATTGATGAAATGCCTTGGATGGATACGCAGAGGTCGAATTTTGTCAATGCCCTGGAAACATTCTGGAACGGCTGGGGCAACAGGCGTACAGACATCATGCTCATCGCCACAGGATCGGCGACATCATGGATGGCGGACAAGATAGAAGCCAATCAGGGAGGACTGCACGCAAGAGTGACCTGCAACCTGCATCTTTCCCCGTTCAACCTGCATGAGACGGAAGAATATCTGAGGCAGCGCAACTGCAGATGGGACAGATACCAGATTCTGCAATGCTATATGATATTTGGCGGCGTTCCCTTTTACCTGAGCCTCCTGAATACCTCTGACAGTCTTGCACAGAACATTGACCGGCTCTTTTTTGCAGATGGTGCCCATCTCAAAGGGGAATTCGACGAACTGTACAATGCCCTGTTCAGCAATGCCGACACATATATATCAATAGTCAAGTTATTGTCGGAGAACAAGTCCGGACTGACAAGGGAGGACATAGCAAAAGCCACAGGTCTGGAAGGCTCTTTCTTAAGCAAGATACTGAAGAATCTTGAACGCTGCGATTTCGTAACCCGTCTGTCACATTTCGGGAGTAAGACCCGAGGAAGCATTTTCAGGCTTACGGACTTCTTTACATTGTTTTATTACAAGTTCATAGAATCCAACAATGCCAAGGATGAAAGGTGGTGGAGCAACAACATGGATTCCCGCAGCGTCTCTGCGTGGATGGGACTCAGTTTCGAACTTGTGTGTCTGGCACATCACCGGCAGATAAAGGCGGCACTCGGAATAGCCGGTGTCGGAACGGCCATATCCTCATGGAGAAGCAAGGCAGATTCTGACAAAAACATGCCTGGCTTCCAGATTGATATGATTATCGAGCGAGCAGACCGTATCATCCATTTGTGCGAAATGAAGTTCAGCACTGACCGTTATGCCATCACTGATAATTACGAGATGAAACTCCGTGAACGGATGGGATTGTTCCGTATGGCGACAAAGACCAGAAAGACATTGGTAATCACATTTGTCACCACATACGGAGTGGTGGACGGAAAACATAAAAGTATCGTCCACAGTGAAGTCACCATGGACGACCTTTTCAAATCATAG
- a CDS encoding ABC transporter ATP-binding protein translates to MNAIKNITIGHTERLYKPVGYTMLANLVNIVPFCLSIEAIRIIFSAFDGSGQPLDTTHLWWIFGIMAVYMLVMALAERASYRANFRGAYEMSASGRLSLAEHLRKLSLGFLSKRDPGDLSSMLVTDFMMAETGISHHLPQLMGAVVMPVLAFASLIWIDWRMAVSMFAALPLALLVLWASTKAQRKLSGRQIQAKINAGNRLEEYLQGIRVMKAYNLLGDRFVRLRNAFGELRRACIRQEALLGPFVLLSITLVRAGLTMMVLCGTYLLLGGELSILVFVLFLVVGSRVFDPLTSALTNFTEFRYFSIAGGRILSLMNEPEMKGERQSPVAGDIRFEHVSFAYQGKEVLHDITVTLPKNSLTALVGPSGSGKSTVMKLCARFYDPQQGRISFGGVPMDEIAPESLMSHISMVFQDVYLFQDTIRNNIRFGKADATDEEIIAAARKACCHDFIMRLPQGYDTMVGEGGCTLSGGEKQRISIARAMLKDAQVILLDEATASLDPENEVEVQRAINSLIKGRTVIAIAHRLKTIKNADRIIVLDNGRIREEGTHDELVRKEGLYAHLWEIQESISGWKL, encoded by the coding sequence ATGAATGCAATAAAGAATATTACAATAGGTCACACGGAAAGACTTTACAAGCCGGTGGGTTACACCATGCTTGCCAACTTAGTGAATATAGTACCGTTTTGTCTTTCTATAGAAGCGATACGTATCATTTTCAGTGCATTTGACGGGAGCGGACAGCCGCTTGACACGACCCACCTGTGGTGGATATTCGGCATTATGGCTGTTTATATGCTGGTCATGGCTTTGGCAGAACGGGCATCCTACCGAGCCAATTTTAGAGGAGCATACGAAATGAGTGCTTCCGGGCGTTTGTCGCTGGCGGAGCACTTGCGGAAACTATCGTTGGGCTTTTTGTCGAAACGTGATCCGGGTGATTTGTCGTCTATGCTTGTTACGGACTTCATGATGGCAGAAACGGGAATCTCTCACCATCTGCCCCAATTGATGGGCGCAGTGGTAATGCCAGTGCTGGCTTTTGCTTCATTGATATGGATAGATTGGAGAATGGCGGTCAGTATGTTTGCCGCGTTGCCGCTTGCCTTGCTCGTCCTATGGGCAAGTACAAAGGCGCAACGGAAGCTGAGCGGCAGGCAAATCCAAGCGAAGATAAATGCAGGAAACCGATTGGAGGAATACTTGCAGGGTATCCGGGTGATGAAAGCCTACAATCTGCTGGGCGACCGTTTTGTCCGGCTGCGCAATGCCTTTGGCGAACTTCGCCGTGCCTGCATCCGTCAGGAAGCCCTGTTAGGGCCATTTGTCCTATTGAGCATCACGTTGGTACGTGCAGGGCTGACGATGATGGTGCTGTGCGGAACATATCTGCTATTGGGAGGGGAACTTTCCATCCTCGTATTTGTGCTGTTTCTCGTGGTCGGTTCCCGTGTGTTCGACCCATTGACTTCTGCCCTGACCAATTTCACAGAGTTCCGATACTTTTCCATTGCAGGAGGACGTATTCTTTCCTTAATGAACGAGCCGGAAATGAAAGGAGAACGGCAATCCCCGGTAGCAGGCGACATCCGGTTTGAGCACGTATCGTTTGCCTATCAGGGCAAGGAAGTGCTGCATGATATAACCGTCACGCTCCCCAAAAACTCCTTGACGGCTCTTGTAGGTCCTTCGGGAAGCGGGAAAAGCACGGTGATGAAACTTTGCGCCCGTTTCTACGACCCACAGCAGGGACGCATCTCCTTTGGCGGCGTGCCGATGGACGAAATAGCCCCCGAAAGTCTGATGAGCCACATCTCTATGGTGTTCCAAGATGTCTATCTGTTTCAAGACACGATACGCAACAACATCCGTTTCGGCAAGGCGGACGCGACGGACGAGGAAATCATCGCCGCCGCCCGGAAAGCCTGCTGCCACGACTTCATCATGCGCCTGCCGCAAGGCTACGACACGATGGTGGGCGAAGGCGGCTGCACCTTGTCCGGAGGCGAGAAACAACGCATATCCATTGCCCGTGCCATGCTGAAAGACGCACAAGTCATCCTGCTGGATGAAGCTACCGCCTCGCTCGACCCTGAAAACGAAGTGGAGGTACAACGAGCCATCAACTCGTTGATTAAAGGACGTACCGTCATTGCCATTGCCCACAGGCTCAAAACAATCAAGAATGCAGACCGAATCATCGTCCTTGACAACGGGCGGATACGGGAAGAAGGCACGCACGACGAACTTGTCCGAAAGGAAGGACTTTATGCGCATTTGTGGGAAATACAGGAAAGTATTTCCGGGTGGAAACTGTAG
- a CDS encoding class I SAM-dependent methyltransferase yields the protein MGKKNFLNKVLQNTSCPQGFWGRMILRGMNRFHASLANRGMKQVEWQPEWNVLDIGCGGGANLKRLLNLCPKGNIYGIDLSEESVSFAQKYNAKDLDKRCFIQQGNVCSLPYEDGFFNAITAFETVYFWSPVNIALSEVARVLREGGCFLISLEASDPELGKMWTERIDGMVVYTPAELEERLHEVGFSSIRTIRKKEEIHIIAYK from the coding sequence ATGGGAAAAAAGAATTTCTTAAACAAAGTCTTGCAAAACACAAGCTGTCCGCAAGGATTCTGGGGACGGATGATTTTGCGAGGGATGAATCGTTTTCATGCATCTTTAGCCAATCGTGGCATGAAGCAAGTGGAATGGCAGCCGGAATGGAATGTGCTTGATATAGGCTGCGGCGGCGGTGCGAATTTGAAACGTCTATTGAATTTATGCCCGAAAGGAAACATCTACGGCATAGACCTGTCAGAAGAAAGTGTTTCATTCGCCCAAAAGTACAATGCAAAAGACTTGGATAAAAGATGTTTCATACAACAAGGGAATGTTTGTTCATTACCTTATGAGGATGGATTCTTTAATGCTATCACGGCTTTTGAAACGGTCTATTTCTGGTCGCCTGTAAACATAGCGTTGTCTGAAGTGGCGCGTGTTCTCCGAGAAGGAGGTTGTTTCCTTATTAGTCTGGAAGCGAGCGACCCCGAACTTGGAAAAATGTGGACGGAACGGATAGATGGTATGGTTGTCTATACTCCGGCAGAATTGGAAGAACGGTTGCATGAAGTCGGATTTTCATCCATCAGAACAATCCGTAAAAAGGAAGAAATACATATTATAGCATATAAATAA
- a CDS encoding ABC transporter ATP-binding protein yields MEKSKKKEGLSRLFEIAGQRKGLLILAGLLSAGSAVCMLVPYWAVYEILKELLSHGANPAASDGAGMMRWGWIAFGGLVGGLVLLYAALMSSHVAAFRILYGLRVRLSEHIGKLPLGYLNNTSTGAIKKTMDQNIEKIEGFIAHTIPDLVNVVATVAVMLVIFFSLDVWLTVVCLVVVVISLFLQFSNFMGKRAREFMSIYYDAQEKMSASAVQYVRGMPVVKIFGQSVRSFRQFNAEIQAYKTFALKCCDTYQNGMIAFTVLLNSMVTFILPMGILLLQASPQSLSLAVVWLFFIIMGPGMASPVYKLTFLGGNTRDINEGVNRIDRILEKKPVPEPEHPQVPAAYDVEFRHVSFSYENTEQGTRTEALRDVSFIAPQGKITALVGPSGSGKSTVANLIPRFWDVEQGEICIGDVDIRQIATAKLMDMVSFVFQDTFLFYDTLYENIAVGSPDATKEKVIAAAKAAQCHDFIERLPQGYETRIGDKGVFLSGGEAQRICVARAILKNAPILVLDEATAFADPENEHKMQMALQSLIKDKTVIVIAHRLSSVISAHQIVVMKEGRIVQCGKHEQLSVTEGVYKNMWDAYTSAYHWTLNKN; encoded by the coding sequence ATGGAGAAATCAAAAAAGAAAGAAGGTTTGTCCCGACTGTTCGAGATAGCGGGACAAAGGAAAGGCCTGCTTATATTGGCAGGTCTGCTGTCCGCCGGTAGTGCGGTATGTATGTTAGTGCCTTATTGGGCTGTTTATGAAATCTTGAAAGAGTTGTTATCTCATGGCGCAAATCCTGCCGCTTCGGACGGAGCGGGCATGATGCGTTGGGGATGGATAGCGTTTGGAGGGCTTGTTGGCGGATTGGTATTGCTATATGCCGCCCTGATGTCCTCGCATGTGGCTGCTTTCCGCATCCTGTATGGGTTGCGTGTCCGCCTGTCCGAGCATATCGGCAAATTACCTTTGGGATATTTGAACAACACTTCCACGGGAGCCATCAAGAAAACGATGGACCAGAACATAGAAAAGATAGAAGGCTTCATCGCCCATACCATCCCGGATTTGGTCAATGTAGTGGCTACGGTGGCGGTGATGCTGGTCATCTTTTTCTCTTTGGATGTATGGCTGACAGTGGTCTGTCTGGTGGTCGTGGTGATTAGCCTTTTCCTGCAATTCTCCAACTTCATGGGGAAACGGGCAAGAGAGTTCATGTCCATTTATTACGATGCACAGGAAAAGATGAGCGCATCCGCCGTGCAGTATGTACGTGGAATGCCCGTGGTCAAGATTTTCGGGCAAAGTGTCCGCTCGTTCCGCCAGTTTAACGCCGAGATACAGGCATACAAGACATTCGCCTTGAAATGTTGCGACACCTATCAGAACGGGATGATTGCATTTACCGTCCTGCTCAATTCGATGGTTACATTTATACTTCCGATGGGCATCCTGCTGTTGCAAGCCAGTCCGCAGTCGCTCTCATTGGCTGTGGTGTGGCTGTTCTTCATCATCATGGGGCCGGGCATGGCTTCACCCGTTTACAAACTGACCTTTTTAGGAGGCAACACACGCGACATCAACGAAGGGGTAAACCGTATTGACCGCATATTGGAAAAGAAGCCTGTGCCGGAGCCGGAACATCCGCAAGTGCCTGCCGCTTACGATGTTGAGTTTCGCCACGTGTCCTTCTCCTACGAAAACACTGAACAGGGAACACGGACGGAAGCCCTGCGTGATGTCAGCTTCATTGCACCACAAGGAAAGATAACTGCCCTTGTCGGCCCGTCAGGAAGCGGCAAATCAACGGTTGCCAACCTGATACCCCGGTTCTGGGATGTGGAGCAAGGGGAAATTTGTATAGGAGATGTGGATATACGTCAGATAGCTACCGCAAAACTGATGGATATGGTTTCATTCGTGTTTCAAGACACTTTCCTTTTTTACGACACATTATATGAGAATATCGCCGTAGGTTCTCCAGATGCCACGAAAGAAAAGGTAATAGCCGCTGCGAAAGCCGCCCAATGCCACGATTTCATAGAGCGTCTGCCGCAAGGCTACGAAACACGGATAGGCGACAAAGGGGTGTTCTTGTCCGGCGGTGAAGCCCAACGGATATGTGTGGCCCGTGCCATATTGAAGAATGCTCCGATACTGGTGCTGGACGAAGCCACTGCCTTTGCTGACCCTGAAAACGAGCATAAAATGCAAATGGCTTTGCAGTCACTGATAAAGGACAAGACAGTCATCGTGATTGCCCACCGCCTTTCGTCCGTCATCTCCGCGCATCAGATTGTCGTGATGAAAGAGGGCCGTATCGTGCAGTGCGGAAAGCATGAACAACTGTCCGTGACAGAGGGTGTATATAAGAATATGTGGGATGCCTATACGAGCGCATACCATTGGACGTTGAACAAAAATTAA
- a CDS encoding class I SAM-dependent methyltransferase, whose product MKMKHEFKSIVAETLLIPLYMRAKESRRNNPILYDKAAEWLADSLEYDYSQFDGAKLSEVGCVVRGWYFDCAVRRFIKAHSHPVVVNVGCGLDTRFQRIGDGKAVFYDLDLPEVIALRRELIPEQPGNVYIAASLLETDWMDDLRRKHPEAEFIFIVEGVLMYFYEKQVKSFLHHVAIRFGGGELWFDVCGTMMSRHGVKPDSLRKHEAQIRSGLSDGHLVEQWEPTLQLIEQANYMKFFRPRWGFFFGHILGRMTRLCYKFSSLLGYKIISK is encoded by the coding sequence ATAAAGATGAAACACGAGTTTAAGAGCATTGTAGCGGAGACATTGCTTATTCCGCTATACATGAGAGCCAAAGAAAGTCGCCGGAATAATCCCATTCTATATGACAAGGCTGCGGAATGGCTGGCGGACAGTTTGGAATACGATTATTCCCAGTTCGACGGGGCAAAGTTGAGCGAAGTGGGATGCGTGGTGCGTGGATGGTATTTTGACTGCGCTGTGCGCCGATTTATTAAAGCACATTCGCATCCGGTCGTGGTCAATGTGGGATGTGGACTGGATACCCGTTTCCAGCGTATCGGGGACGGGAAAGCGGTCTTTTATGACCTTGATTTGCCGGAGGTCATCGCATTGCGCCGGGAGTTGATACCCGAACAGCCGGGCAATGTCTATATCGCGGCGTCCTTGCTGGAAACCGACTGGATGGATGACCTGCGCCGGAAGCACCCCGAAGCAGAATTTATCTTCATCGTGGAGGGGGTACTGATGTACTTCTACGAGAAGCAAGTAAAATCCTTCCTGCATCACGTGGCGATCCGTTTCGGGGGAGGCGAACTGTGGTTCGACGTGTGCGGCACGATGATGAGCCGGCACGGAGTGAAGCCTGATTCCCTCCGCAAGCACGAAGCTCAAATCCGTTCCGGGCTGAGCGACGGGCATTTAGTGGAACAATGGGAGCCAACCTTACAACTCATCGAGCAAGCCAACTACATGAAGTTCTTCCGTCCGCGCTGGGGATTCTTCTTCGGGCATATACTGGGGCGGATGACGCGGCTGTGCTATAAGTTCAGTTCGTTGCTTGGGTATAAAATCATTTCAAAATAA
- a CDS encoding TetR/AcrR family transcriptional regulator, with product MQVLKEDIRGRILTIARQQFEKKGYSKTSMREIAELAGVGVGNIYNYFTSKDELFHEVVRPVLCALEAMLQEHHGIRGEDIMMMRSEKYLKSCIDEYVSLIDKHRSLMEILLFRAQGSSLERFRENYTDRSTELVKAWFASMQRKHPEINTAVSDFIIHLHTVWMFTMFEELLMHSVPRQEMEAILHDYILFEIQGWRAIIKI from the coding sequence ATGCAAGTGCTGAAAGAGGACATAAGGGGTCGGATATTGACGATTGCCAGGCAGCAATTCGAGAAGAAAGGCTATTCCAAAACTTCAATGCGCGAAATAGCGGAGTTAGCTGGGGTTGGTGTCGGGAATATCTATAACTACTTCACAAGCAAAGATGAATTATTCCATGAAGTGGTCCGTCCTGTTTTGTGCGCTTTGGAAGCCATGCTGCAAGAACACCATGGCATACGGGGCGAAGATATTATGATGATGCGGTCGGAAAAATACCTGAAATCCTGCATTGACGAATATGTTTCGCTTATAGACAAACACCGTTCGCTAATGGAAATACTGTTGTTCCGTGCGCAAGGTTCTTCATTGGAACGCTTCCGTGAGAATTATACCGACCGTTCCACGGAATTGGTTAAGGCGTGGTTCGCGTCCATGCAGCGGAAACATCCCGAAATCAATACGGCTGTGTCCGATTTTATCATTCATTTGCATACGGTATGGATGTTCACGATGTTCGAGGAGCTATTGATGCATTCCGTACCCCGACAGGAAATGGAAGCTATCCTGCACGATTATATTCTATTTGAGATTCAAGGTTGGAGGGCAATCATCAAGATATGA